From a single Bacillus gobiensis genomic region:
- a CDS encoding proline dehydrogenase family protein encodes MEQFMRDSLLFLSKNKMMTRLAKKYGLRFGAGRFVAGETIDRAVRVIKGLNNEQLAVTLDYLGEFVDTEKEANDMAAQCIKAIKAIRANNLDSQLSLKLTSMGLGISDEIVLKNMKRILNEATTNNVFVTIDMEDYSLCQKTLDIFKILTKEYDNVGTVLQAYLYRTENDLIDLSSYQPNLRLVKGAYKESPKVSFPEKKDVDENFKKMIKMHLQNGNYSAVATHDDAIIEYTKKLVEKYQIPFDQFEFQMLFGIRTERQKELVEEGYKMRIYVPYGKDWYGYFMRRLAERPANVAFVLKGMVRK; translated from the coding sequence ATGGAACAATTCATGCGTGACTCTTTATTGTTTTTATCAAAAAATAAGATGATGACAAGGCTTGCCAAAAAATACGGTCTTCGTTTTGGCGCAGGAAGGTTTGTTGCTGGAGAAACAATAGATCGGGCTGTACGTGTAATAAAGGGACTTAATAACGAGCAATTGGCTGTCACGTTAGACTACTTAGGAGAGTTTGTTGACACCGAGAAAGAAGCAAATGATATGGCAGCCCAATGTATCAAAGCAATTAAAGCGATCCGTGCCAACAATTTGGATTCACAGCTTTCGTTAAAATTGACATCTATGGGATTAGGAATATCAGACGAGATTGTTCTTAAAAACATGAAACGAATTTTAAATGAAGCTACGACAAATAATGTATTTGTCACAATAGATATGGAAGACTATTCCCTTTGCCAAAAAACGCTGGACATCTTCAAGATTTTAACAAAGGAATATGACAATGTCGGAACAGTCCTTCAAGCGTATTTGTATCGAACGGAAAACGATTTGATCGATCTTAGTTCATACCAGCCAAATCTCAGACTTGTGAAAGGGGCTTATAAAGAGTCTCCGAAAGTTTCGTTTCCTGAGAAAAAAGATGTGGATGAGAATTTTAAAAAGATGATAAAAATGCATTTGCAAAATGGCAATTATTCAGCGGTTGCTACACATGATGATGCCATAATCGAATATACGAAAAAATTAGTTGAAAAGTATCAAATTCCTTTTGACCAATTTGAATTCCAAATGCTTTTTGGCATTCGAACGGAAAGGCAGAAGGAATTGGTGGAAGAAGGCTATAAAATGAGAATTTACGTTCCCTACGGCAAAGATTGGTACGGCTATTTTATGAGACGGCTCGCTGAAAGGCCGGCAAACGTGGCGTTTGTTTTGAAGGGAATGGTTAGAAAATAA
- a CDS encoding spore coat protein, protein MNQQNQTTVGNQPTPVPETSAMNDRDYMNELLATEKYITDSYCTALNEFSHDALYQDIHSIFNESKDAQRRLFNVMFQHGWYKVEAEKTQKLQQAYTQFQNTLENQSPYQQH, encoded by the coding sequence ATGAACCAGCAAAATCAAACAACCGTTGGTAATCAGCCGACACCGGTACCTGAAACGAGCGCAATGAACGACCGAGACTATATGAACGAACTTTTGGCGACTGAAAAGTATATCACGGATTCTTACTGTACAGCATTAAATGAGTTCAGCCATGATGCGCTCTATCAAGATATTCACAGCATCTTTAATGAGTCTAAGGATGCACAGAGAAGGTTATTTAATGTTATGTTTCAACACGGCTGGTATAAAGTCGAAGCTGAAAAAACCCAAAAGCTTCAGCAGGCATATACCCAATTTCAGAACACATTGGAGAACCAGTCTCCATATCAGCAGCATTAA
- a CDS encoding VOC family protein yields MNENKDKVDTKKRGKFGLSIQVRLVSDLKKSQEYYRDVLGCRVDDWGHAERDDMIIILQQANSPNDVRPNALAKKRPDYPTDWEGPDYGWDTYIHVSWDDLDSLFEEVRGNGGQIAAEPFTGIHGKWEFKNTCIKDPDGYNIVLGSMREINV; encoded by the coding sequence ATGAACGAAAATAAAGACAAGGTGGATACCAAAAAGAGGGGGAAATTCGGACTATCAATTCAAGTCCGTTTAGTCTCCGACTTAAAAAAATCACAGGAATACTACCGTGATGTCCTCGGATGCCGAGTAGATGATTGGGGACACGCAGAACGAGACGATATGATAATTATTCTGCAACAGGCGAACTCTCCTAATGATGTGCGACCGAACGCTTTAGCAAAAAAGCGACCAGATTATCCGACTGATTGGGAGGGTCCTGATTACGGTTGGGACACATATATACACGTTAGCTGGGATGACTTGGACTCTTTATTTGAAGAAGTACGTGGAAATGGAGGACAAATTGCAGCAGAACCGTTTACAGGTATACACGGCAAATGGGAGTTTAAAAACACGTGTATTAAAGACCCTGATGGATATAACATCGTATTAGGTTCGATGCGTGAAATTAATGTGTAA
- a CDS encoding nucleotidyltransferase domain-containing protein, with product MGAAKKLIPIEAAKRFITKHFPDCQGAVLAGSVVRGEATDTSDLDIVVFDNSITSSYRESFIDFGWAIEVFVHNLTSYKHFFNLDYQDAKPSMQRMIVEGIILKDQGIIDSIKKEAKEMLDNGPQKWTKETIRIKRYFITDVLDDFIGCNNRAEELFIANTLAELIHEFVLRTNGHWIGSSKWMIRALKHYDINFAEEFVEAFDVFYRTGDKSKVILISEMVLEPHGGRLFEGFSLGK from the coding sequence ATGGGGGCAGCAAAAAAACTAATACCAATTGAAGCAGCTAAACGGTTTATTACTAAACACTTCCCTGACTGTCAAGGAGCTGTATTGGCTGGAAGTGTTGTTAGAGGTGAGGCAACAGATACGTCTGACCTTGACATTGTTGTTTTTGATAACAGCATAACATCATCCTACAGAGAGTCATTCATTGATTTTGGTTGGGCAATTGAGGTTTTTGTTCATAATTTAACTTCCTATAAACATTTTTTCAATTTGGATTATCAAGATGCAAAACCTTCGATGCAAAGAATGATAGTAGAGGGGATTATACTAAAAGATCAAGGAATCATAGATTCTATAAAAAAAGAAGCTAAAGAAATGCTAGATAATGGTCCTCAAAAGTGGACAAAAGAAACAATTAGGATAAAACGTTATTTTATAACTGATGTACTTGATGATTTTATAGGATGTAATAATCGAGCTGAAGAATTATTTATAGCAAACACATTAGCCGAGCTTATTCATGAGTTTGTTTTAAGAACAAATGGCCATTGGATAGGTTCTTCGAAATGGATGATTCGTGCTTTGAAGCATTATGATATAAATTTCGCTGAAGAATTTGTTGAAGCCTTTGACGTTTTTTATAGAACAGGTGATAAAAGCAAAGTTATTCTAATAAGTGAAATGGTTTTAGAACCGCACGGCGGACGATTGTTTGAAGGATTTTCTTTAGGGAAATGA
- a CDS encoding YusU family protein codes for MSNKLEEQIDGLLEKYTELLLGETDEDLKKQVEMWIIYTHIAKSMPALAKHWNGTYPDAKKEIKEVIYHIKTLNEEHRKNGKE; via the coding sequence TTGTCAAATAAATTAGAGGAACAAATCGATGGTCTTCTAGAAAAGTACACGGAACTCTTGCTTGGCGAAACAGATGAAGATTTAAAAAAGCAAGTAGAAATGTGGATTATTTACACTCATATCGCAAAAAGCATGCCAGCTCTTGCCAAGCACTGGAACGGAACCTATCCTGATGCTAAGAAAGAAATTAAAGAAGTCATCTACCATATCAAAACGTTGAATGAAGAGCATAGGAAGAATGGAAAGGAATAA